One Mangrovimonas cancribranchiae DNA segment encodes these proteins:
- a CDS encoding DUF3871 family protein, translating to MELIKVKQNQGSNNTFFPDSNKQLQNNRLVLSEKEKIEPNPFIEANTMQVTMEHLKKDCIVPVFKDSEVAISHTEFVETAINAVSASLGNVEITRPQLRVSHMVKGRTPDALHIPTKDLQDHQKTIFYERVAWVSKIPSQTKIINGNEVSLCVGGVKSYSTDNLHSKHSVQRFKMFIGYVNKICTNLCISTDGYKDEIKVMSTHELGEKVAQLVSNYDADFHLNTMERLSQFTLSEKQFGQLIGKAKLYNYLPKSEKQELPNLMLTDNQFSTIAKDYYNDVNFCRSKDGSIDLWKLYNLCTGAVKSSYIDTFLNRNLNAFQFVNGLAQTLNGDSKYQWFLD from the coding sequence ATGGAATTAATAAAAGTTAAGCAAAATCAGGGAAGTAATAATACTTTCTTTCCTGATAGTAATAAGCAATTACAAAACAATCGTCTAGTACTATCAGAAAAGGAAAAAATAGAGCCTAACCCTTTTATTGAGGCTAATACAATGCAAGTGACAATGGAACACTTAAAAAAAGATTGTATCGTGCCAGTATTTAAGGATAGTGAGGTTGCGATTAGCCATACCGAATTTGTAGAAACTGCAATTAATGCAGTATCTGCAAGTTTAGGAAATGTTGAAATAACTAGACCTCAATTAAGGGTTTCACATATGGTAAAAGGGAGAACGCCTGATGCTTTGCACATTCCAACAAAGGATTTGCAAGACCATCAAAAGACAATTTTCTATGAGCGCGTTGCATGGGTTTCTAAAATACCATCACAAACCAAAATCATTAATGGAAATGAAGTTTCCTTATGTGTTGGTGGTGTAAAATCCTATTCAACAGATAATTTGCATAGTAAACATTCCGTGCAACGCTTTAAAATGTTTATTGGATATGTTAATAAAATCTGTACAAACCTGTGTATTTCAACAGATGGATATAAAGATGAAATTAAGGTTATGAGTACCCATGAACTTGGTGAAAAAGTAGCACAATTGGTTTCCAATTATGATGCTGACTTTCATCTAAATACTATGGAGCGATTATCACAATTTACTTTAAGTGAAAAACAGTTTGGTCAGCTTATAGGTAAAGCAAAACTTTATAACTATTTACCGAAAAGTGAAAAGCAAGAGTTACCTAATTTAATGTTGACAGATAACCAGTTCAGCACCATTGCAAAGGATTATTATAACGATGTTAATTTTTGCAGAAGTAAAGATGGTAGCATAGACTTATGGAAACTTTATAATTTATGTACAGGAGCTGTTAAGTCTAGTTATATTGACACATTTTTAAATCGAAACTTAAATGCATTTCAATTTGTAAATGGATTGGCACAAACTCTCAATGGGGATTCCAAGTACCAATGGTTTCTTGATTGA
- a CDS encoding JAB domain-containing protein: MNTIQEIKVSYTSGNRDKVKITNSKDSYELLLSCWSQKIIELQEEFKVLLLNRNHQVLGIYPLSKGGVSGTVVDAKLVFSVALKCNASSIVIAHNHPSGNLKPSEADLRLTKKLKEAGNYLDVKVLDHIILSREGYYSFADESQM; this comes from the coding sequence ATGAATACAATACAGGAAATAAAAGTCTCTTACACTTCAGGTAATAGAGATAAGGTAAAGATTACTAACAGTAAGGATAGTTATGAACTGCTTTTGTCTTGTTGGTCTCAGAAAATCATTGAGTTACAAGAGGAATTTAAGGTGTTACTGCTAAATAGAAACCATCAAGTTTTGGGAATCTATCCTTTATCAAAAGGAGGTGTGTCAGGTACAGTAGTAGATGCTAAGTTGGTTTTTAGTGTAGCTTTAAAGTGTAACGCTTCAAGTATAGTCATAGCTCACAATCATCCTTCAGGAAATTTAAAACCTAGTGAAGCTGATTTAAGACTAACAAAAAAACTTAAAGAAGCAGGAAACTATTTAGATGTTAAAGTCCTTGACCATATCATACTATCAAGAGAAGGATATTATAGTTTTGCAGATGAATCACAAATGTGA
- a CDS encoding helix-turn-helix transcriptional regulator: MTDKTKLQLAVGKRIKELREKKMIQQQDIAAACNIEKSNFSRIEAGNTNPTIYTLSKIADKLEVSLSELLKFD; encoded by the coding sequence ATGACAGACAAAACAAAGTTACAATTAGCTGTTGGTAAACGGATTAAAGAATTAAGAGAGAAAAAGATGATTCAGCAACAAGACATTGCAGCAGCATGTAACATAGAAAAGTCAAACTTTAGTCGTATTGAAGCTGGTAATACTAATCCAACAATTTATACATTGAGTAAAATTGCTGATAAACTTGAGGTTAGTCTTTCTGAATTACTAAAATTTGACTAG
- a CDS encoding DUF5131 family protein, with product MAKKESSISWTNFTWNPWMGCHKVSAGCKFCYLYRNFENQNQDAKNVFINTSQLFKPLSIKKSQLIFTCSMSDFFLQEADKVRPQVWEIIKNSQHHTFQILTKRPERIKKCLPKDWCQKNYSNVWLGVSIESMNELHRLHTLKDVPCELRWVSFEPLLGEIFLSKDEIDIIDWAVIGGESGTNGNYRKSELSWFLSLMYQLRDSQTPIFFKQFGTWYHHNHFYLRDWKGEKYCPNFNEFFRIRQYPKIKDNG from the coding sequence ATGGCTAAAAAAGAAAGCTCAATTTCATGGACTAACTTTACTTGGAATCCTTGGATGGGTTGCCATAAAGTTTCAGCAGGATGTAAATTCTGTTATTTGTATCGAAATTTTGAAAATCAAAATCAAGATGCTAAAAACGTTTTTATAAATACATCTCAATTATTTAAACCACTATCAATAAAAAAATCACAACTGATTTTTACATGTTCAATGTCAGATTTCTTTTTGCAAGAAGCTGATAAAGTCAGACCTCAAGTCTGGGAAATAATCAAAAATTCTCAGCATCATACTTTTCAGATTTTGACAAAAAGACCTGAACGAATCAAGAAATGTTTACCTAAAGATTGGTGTCAAAAAAACTACTCAAATGTGTGGCTTGGAGTAAGTATAGAATCCATGAATGAGCTTCATAGGCTTCATACTCTTAAAGATGTTCCATGTGAGTTACGGTGGGTTTCTTTTGAACCTTTATTAGGGGAAATATTTCTTTCAAAAGATGAGATTGATATAATTGATTGGGCTGTAATTGGTGGTGAATCTGGTACTAATGGAAATTATAGAAAGTCAGAGCTATCTTGGTTCTTATCATTAATGTATCAATTAAGAGATTCGCAAACACCTATTTTCTTTAAACAATTCGGTACATGGTATCATCATAACCATTTCTATTTAAGAGACTGGAAAGGTGAAAAGTATTGCCCAAATTTTAATGAGTTTTTTAGAATAAGACAATATCCAAAAATTAAAGACAATGGATAA
- a CDS encoding site-specific DNA-methyltransferase → MPTLNWIGKEKVINHHQDVPYKILEPQYTFGLDNKTGNASENKIIHGDNLEALKSLLPEYEGKIKCIYIDPPYNTGDEKWIYNDNVNSPKIKKWLGKIVGAESDDLSRHDKWLCMMYPRLVLLNKLLAKDGVIFISINFKYEHTHLKCICNEIFGERNYLGELTWESTTQPINSGSARFGLQQKVEPIVFYAKNKNNINGFILEEIESGLKYPHTGVLGKCRFEIIEKSDAGGYQRDTMKFEILGQKPRDGKRWQIGIDTAIELEKNNRLEIVDGLVKRAVYPEDELEKRKFIPFWSHFSSEQVGSALNGKEILNEVMGEAVGFDTVKPPKLIEELLSHFPKDAIILDSFAGSGTTAHAVLNLNKYDGGNRKFILVEMEDYANTITAERVKRVINGYGEDKKAVKGTGGDFTYYELGESLFLDNGFLNEDIALDKILEYVWYSEAKTPFTKPKEDYLLGSKNDTAYYFYYQKDSLTTLDESFLRSIKTKASQYIIYADNCLLDQSIMDKYNIVFKKIPRDITRF, encoded by the coding sequence ATGCCAACACTTAACTGGATAGGAAAAGAAAAAGTAATAAACCACCACCAAGATGTACCTTATAAAATTCTAGAACCCCAATATACTTTTGGTTTAGATAATAAAACTGGCAATGCCAGTGAAAACAAAATTATACATGGCGATAACCTAGAAGCCTTAAAAAGTTTACTACCAGAATATGAGGGTAAAATAAAATGCATCTATATAGACCCACCTTACAATACAGGTGATGAGAAATGGATTTATAATGATAATGTAAATAGTCCTAAAATAAAAAAGTGGTTGGGTAAAATAGTTGGAGCTGAAAGTGATGATTTGTCTAGGCATGACAAATGGCTGTGCATGATGTATCCAAGGTTAGTTTTACTCAATAAACTTCTCGCTAAAGATGGAGTAATATTCATATCAATTAACTTTAAGTATGAACATACTCATCTAAAATGCATATGTAATGAAATTTTTGGTGAAAGAAACTATCTTGGAGAGCTAACTTGGGAATCCACTACACAACCAATTAATTCTGGTTCAGCTAGATTTGGTTTACAACAAAAAGTTGAACCTATTGTTTTTTATGCTAAAAACAAAAATAACATTAATGGCTTTATATTAGAAGAAATTGAAAGTGGACTAAAGTATCCTCATACAGGGGTTTTAGGAAAATGTCGATTTGAAATTATTGAAAAATCTGATGCTGGTGGCTATCAAAGAGACACTATGAAATTTGAAATTTTAGGACAAAAACCTAGAGATGGGAAAAGATGGCAGATAGGTATAGACACAGCTATTGAGCTTGAAAAAAATAATAGATTAGAAATTGTAGATGGCTTGGTCAAAAGAGCTGTTTACCCAGAAGATGAATTAGAAAAAAGAAAATTTATACCATTTTGGTCTCACTTTAGTTCAGAACAGGTAGGTTCAGCTCTTAATGGCAAAGAAATTTTAAATGAGGTAATGGGAGAAGCTGTAGGTTTTGACACTGTAAAACCTCCAAAATTAATTGAGGAATTATTATCACACTTTCCAAAAGATGCAATCATACTAGATTCCTTTGCTGGTTCAGGTACAACTGCTCATGCAGTATTAAACCTTAACAAATATGATGGTGGTAATAGAAAATTCATTTTAGTAGAAATGGAAGACTATGCCAATACCATTACTGCTGAAAGAGTAAAAAGAGTAATAAATGGTTATGGAGAAGACAAAAAAGCTGTAAAGGGTACAGGAGGAGATTTTACTTACTATGAGCTTGGAGAGTCTTTATTTTTAGATAATGGTTTTTTGAATGAAGATATTGCCTTAGATAAAATACTAGAGTATGTTTGGTATAGTGAAGCTAAAACACCATTTACAAAACCTAAAGAAGACTACTTATTAGGCTCTAAAAATGATACAGCTTATTATTTCTATTACCAAAAAGATAGCTTAACCACATTAGATGAAAGTTTTTTAAGGTCTATTAAAACCAAAGCTAGTCAGTACATTATTTATGCAGATAATTGTTTGCTAGACCAAAGCATTATGGACAAGTATAATATTGTGTTTAAAAAGATACCAAGAGATATAACCAGATTTTAA
- a CDS encoding helix-turn-helix transcriptional regulator, with protein MTLSELLKSKRETKNLLLREVASMIDADTALISKIEKGDRKPTREQIDKLALALDIDYNKLLTLWLSEKVYEDVQGEQVALDAIKLALKRIKTEVKN; from the coding sequence ATGACACTCTCAGAATTATTAAAATCTAAAAGAGAAACTAAAAACCTATTATTAAGAGAAGTAGCCTCTATGATAGATGCAGATACTGCTCTTATAAGTAAAATTGAAAAAGGAGATAGAAAACCCACAAGAGAACAAATAGATAAACTTGCTTTAGCTTTAGATATAGACTACAACAAGCTATTAACCCTATGGCTAAGTGAAAAAGTATATGAAGATGTACAAGGAGAACAAGTGGCTTTAGATGCCATAAAACTAGCGTTAAAAAGAATTAAAACAGAAGTAAAGAACTAA
- a CDS encoding site-specific integrase: MASIKIIQKSKALSSGEYPIYLQIIKYGKVKRISLNLSCLKDEWDGNEFKRNHPNYIKRNRLLNKFKERAYAVIDEFAVNGIDFTLSEFENKFRNKRKGNVTTVLEFWNERINDLKKSHKTGNARAYKDVKNSFFKFNKNKNILFRDITPKLLDKYEVYLRNRKNTDGGISLKMRTIRALYNYAIKMGEANAQNYPFRAYKISKLKGKNVKRALTVSEFKKFEALDLNKYPHLTDTKYMFLFSFYLRGINYVDMMKLEWKNIEDGKVYYKRSKTGKIFIIKILEPVQKILDYYKAQNRDTPYVFPILGKVGLEPMQIEYRKDKMLKVFNRELKEIASIQGINKNITSYVARHSYATIMKYKGIRTDVISESMGHANLDVTNSYLKEFENDIIDDANEKLLDL; encoded by the coding sequence ATGGCAAGTATTAAGATTATTCAAAAATCTAAAGCCTTGTCCAGTGGAGAGTATCCAATTTACCTTCAAATTATTAAATATGGAAAGGTAAAGCGTATTAGCTTGAATTTAAGCTGTCTAAAAGATGAATGGGATGGTAATGAGTTTAAAAGAAATCATCCAAATTATATAAAACGTAATCGACTGCTTAACAAGTTTAAGGAACGTGCTTATGCAGTTATTGACGAATTTGCTGTTAACGGTATTGATTTTACTTTATCCGAATTTGAGAATAAATTCAGAAATAAGAGGAAAGGAAACGTTACAACTGTATTGGAATTTTGGAACGAAAGAATAAACGACCTCAAAAAATCCCATAAAACAGGAAATGCACGTGCATATAAGGATGTCAAAAATTCATTTTTCAAGTTTAATAAAAACAAGAATATTCTATTTAGGGATATTACCCCTAAACTATTGGACAAGTATGAGGTTTATTTAAGAAATAGAAAAAACACAGATGGAGGTATCTCTCTTAAAATGAGAACCATTAGAGCATTATATAATTATGCTATTAAAATGGGAGAAGCTAATGCTCAAAATTATCCATTTAGAGCTTACAAAATTTCAAAACTCAAAGGTAAAAATGTAAAACGAGCATTAACAGTCTCAGAATTTAAAAAGTTTGAAGCTCTTGACCTAAATAAGTATCCTCATCTTACGGATACTAAGTATATGTTCTTATTTAGCTTCTATCTACGAGGTATTAATTATGTAGATATGATGAAACTAGAATGGAAAAATATTGAAGATGGTAAAGTGTATTATAAGCGTTCTAAAACAGGTAAGATTTTTATCATTAAAATACTTGAACCTGTACAGAAAATCTTGGATTATTATAAAGCACAAAACAGAGACACACCTTATGTGTTTCCTATACTTGGTAAAGTTGGATTAGAACCGATGCAAATTGAATATAGAAAAGATAAAATGCTTAAAGTATTTAATCGAGAACTTAAAGAGATTGCATCTATCCAAGGTATTAACAAAAACATTACCAGTTATGTTGCACGTCACTCATATGCTACAATAATGAAATATAAAGGCATTAGGACAGATGTAATTTCAGAATCCATGGGACATGCTAATTTAGATGTTACTAACAGCTACCTAAAGGAGTTTGAAAATGACATTATTGATGATGCCAACGAAAAACTATTAGACCTTTAG
- a CDS encoding AAA family ATPase: MDIINIHPFFMEFIQIKLNNYKQQLLIILNTKIMELKKSQRERVKLRIGISGASGFGKTHSALLLAYGMTNDWSKIALIDSENSSGSLYSHLGNYNTLDLSAPFSPERYIKAIKVCEDAGMEVIIIDSVSPEWSGTGGCLQIHEQLGGRFQDWMPVKKRHQAFIDSILQSKCHIITTTRRKIDYSLDIGSNGKSKVVKHGTKEITADGYEYELTLNFELINDNHLVRASKDRTGLYMNKSEFVITSKIGRQLLDWCNQGSISQNEVESRINECLSISELMKLYKEFPQFQQTLNSQFQSKKQQLENLVKPSNFSSNGINKS; this comes from the coding sequence ATGGATATTATAAATATTCATCCTTTTTTCATGGAATTTATTCAGATAAAACTTAACAATTATAAACAACAATTATTAATTATTTTAAATACAAAAATTATGGAATTAAAGAAAAGTCAGAGAGAACGAGTAAAGCTACGAATTGGAATTTCTGGCGCATCAGGATTTGGCAAAACTCATAGTGCTTTATTGTTAGCCTATGGCATGACAAACGATTGGAGTAAAATTGCTCTTATAGACAGTGAAAACTCATCAGGGTCACTTTACAGCCACCTAGGAAACTATAATACATTGGATTTATCAGCACCATTTAGTCCAGAAAGATATATTAAAGCTATCAAAGTCTGCGAGGATGCAGGTATGGAAGTTATTATTATTGATTCCGTCAGCCCTGAGTGGTCAGGAACAGGCGGTTGCCTACAAATTCACGAACAACTCGGAGGTCGTTTTCAGGACTGGATGCCTGTAAAAAAAAGACATCAAGCCTTTATTGATAGTATCCTACAATCAAAATGCCATATTATTACAACTACAAGGCGAAAAATTGATTACTCATTAGATATTGGTAGCAATGGTAAGTCAAAAGTTGTTAAACATGGTACAAAAGAAATTACGGCTGACGGCTATGAGTATGAGCTGACGTTAAACTTTGAGTTAATAAATGACAATCATCTTGTTAGAGCTTCAAAGGATCGAACGGGACTATATATGAACAAAAGTGAATTTGTCATTACCTCAAAAATAGGTCGCCAGCTTTTGGACTGGTGCAACCAAGGTAGTATAAGCCAAAATGAAGTTGAATCAAGAATTAATGAATGTTTATCAATAAGTGAGTTAATGAAGCTCTACAAGGAGTTTCCACAGTTTCAGCAGACATTAAATAGTCAGTTTCAAAGCAAAAAACAACAATTAGAAAATTTAGTTAAACCTTCAAACTTCTCAAGCAATGGAATTAATAAAAGTTAA
- a CDS encoding DUF3987 domain-containing protein, whose translation MDKNMKIDEQIYQNLPEPLKQLTDLFEDRERDIVLLSCLGVLSGCLPKVYGIYGGSKVYSNLYFFIVAPAASGKGAVKYAIGLVKSIHEKIKNDSEQEAKDCKKNKDIDNDDCPGIKYKIIAGNTSSSQIYSSLADSHYGSIILESEADSITGAMTNDWGNFSDVLRKAFHHEKLSITRKKDNLNLEIDNPRLSMVLCGTPDQVKPLIQSKENGLFSRFMYFKFKNYSGWKDVFGYSEDVSKHFESIGNDCIYPLYGKLFQNPSEIEFKFSLEQMEYFNNLMTHISDSVVENNSEDFISNVRRHGLILFRIAMVLTVIRNYSNDNLDLSQDIICNNVDYDIAASLTKNLLRHALQIFSEFNDTLLNQQEDDLLFSLNETFMRKEAIEKAEKFGIPERTMDEKLKQWRKKKVIRKIKHGKYKRVLG comes from the coding sequence ATGGATAAAAATATGAAAATAGATGAGCAGATATATCAAAATCTGCCTGAACCGTTAAAACAATTAACGGATTTATTTGAAGACAGAGAACGAGATATTGTACTGCTGTCTTGCTTAGGAGTTTTAAGTGGATGTTTACCCAAAGTTTATGGTATTTATGGCGGTAGCAAAGTTTACTCAAATCTATACTTTTTTATCGTTGCACCAGCCGCATCAGGAAAAGGAGCAGTAAAATATGCAATCGGTCTTGTAAAATCTATTCATGAAAAAATTAAAAATGATAGTGAACAAGAAGCAAAAGATTGTAAAAAAAACAAGGACATTGACAATGACGACTGTCCTGGTATTAAGTACAAGATTATTGCAGGAAATACAAGTTCATCTCAAATATATTCATCGTTAGCAGACTCACATTATGGGAGTATTATTTTAGAGTCTGAAGCTGATTCTATAACAGGAGCTATGACGAATGACTGGGGGAATTTTAGTGATGTTTTGCGTAAAGCATTTCATCACGAAAAACTTTCAATAACACGTAAGAAAGACAACTTAAATTTAGAGATTGATAACCCTAGACTTTCTATGGTCCTTTGTGGAACACCTGACCAAGTAAAACCTCTAATTCAGTCTAAAGAAAATGGACTTTTTAGTAGGTTCATGTACTTTAAATTTAAAAACTATTCAGGTTGGAAAGATGTATTTGGCTATAGTGAAGATGTATCTAAACATTTTGAATCTATAGGTAATGACTGTATCTATCCTTTATATGGAAAGCTATTCCAAAATCCATCTGAAATTGAGTTTAAATTTTCACTTGAACAAATGGAATATTTTAATAATCTAATGACTCATATTTCAGATTCTGTAGTTGAAAATAATTCTGAAGATTTTATTTCTAATGTTAGAAGACACGGCTTGATTTTATTTAGAATAGCTATGGTACTAACCGTTATCAGAAATTACAGTAATGATAATCTTGATTTATCACAAGATATAATTTGTAATAATGTAGATTATGATATAGCGGCTTCATTGACTAAGAATCTTTTGAGACATGCACTACAAATTTTCAGCGAGTTCAATGATACCTTATTGAATCAGCAAGAAGATGATTTGCTGTTTTCCTTGAATGAAACTTTTATGAGAAAGGAAGCTATTGAGAAAGCAGAAAAATTTGGTATTCCTGAGCGAACCATGGATGAAAAATTAAAACAATGGAGAAAGAAAAAAGTCATCCGTAAAATCAAACACGGTAAGTATAAAAGAGTTTTAGGATAA
- a CDS encoding helix-turn-helix domain-containing protein, with product MNNEILIEIKNILEKQNIVSKDILNFEEALSYLKVSKSFLYKMTSKGEITYYKPNGKLIYFKRSDLDVWMLRNEVSGTNELEDEIDNFLKRGNHG from the coding sequence ATGAATAATGAAATTCTTATAGAAATAAAGAATATCCTAGAAAAACAAAACATAGTAAGTAAGGATATTCTAAACTTTGAGGAAGCATTAAGCTATCTCAAGGTGAGTAAGTCGTTTTTATATAAAATGACTTCTAAAGGTGAAATCACCTATTACAAGCCGAATGGAAAACTCATCTATTTTAAACGTTCGGATTTAGATGTTTGGATGCTCAGAAATGAAGTGTCTGGGACTAATGAGTTGGAAGATGAAATTGATAATTTTTTAAAGCGTGGTAATCATGGCTAA
- a CDS encoding DEAD/DEAH box helicase family protein, whose protein sequence is MELKPYQHKVIKDLEHFLSYVQKEATPANAFNKYWEDKLGMPYTPQLDGSFEGMKPYKDNIPNAVHIAIKVPTAGGKTFIACNALHTINKHFYQGNAKAVVWLVPWSNLLQQTVNNLSNPNHPYREKLNSLFGNRVEVYEKDQLLQGANFNPTSVTEQLNIFVFNFSSLRINSRKKDDRKVFQENGALEAFRNTIVDKDFVLPDTDETALINVIRSLNPIVIVDESHNAESDLSVEMLNNLNPSLVLDLTATPKENSNIISFVNALALKKEHMVKLPVVVYNHHKKEEVITSALHLQRQLELLAIEEEKATGKYIRPIILFQAQSNIKGKNNTTFQKIKEQLVKLQIPEEQIKIKTSGIDELKGIDLMAKDCPVKYIITVNALKEGWDCPNAYILASLADKSSAVEVEQILGRVLRQPYVVKHKEALLNMSFVLTASSKFNETLDSIVKGLQESGFSKDDYYAEEAKEEELTPNEVLTQDLFADEPKPDDYVQSDEDFDVDAVKFNPNEEVTLDTINQQNTLVSHITEKAKVEGQTFEQKVNDIEIDDTTSIFTDIMKTAPKVYKLDSQFKAIANTIKLPQFFKKVEESELDGVSLFEELNSEDLYLNKVSLLDGFKLSNYSTQVTFDDISKEIYAVDFNEQKKTATAQKVSKRAKDILVDTILSKPKESQINQISSIIVSKLGDMTPISQQELQKYVSRVFDNLSSEQIRDIVDNDFIYVKKIKDKINELTDTYAKERFKILIDSNKIVVKENFEFPESLSFLNPSTTISKSLYDREASMNNYEQKMIMEVASLDNIVFWHRNLERGKGFALNGFSSNHYPDFILYTKKGNIILLETKGDVYDNDDSRNKNILGKTWAEKAGDNYKYFMVFESKQVENTYTAHSVIEVIKGL, encoded by the coding sequence ATGGAATTAAAACCATACCAACATAAAGTAATAAAAGATTTAGAGCATTTTTTGTCTTACGTGCAAAAAGAAGCAACACCTGCTAATGCTTTTAATAAATATTGGGAAGATAAATTAGGAATGCCTTATACACCACAATTAGATGGTTCTTTTGAAGGTATGAAGCCCTATAAAGACAATATTCCAAATGCAGTACACATAGCCATAAAAGTGCCTACTGCTGGTGGTAAAACCTTTATAGCTTGTAATGCTTTGCATACCATAAACAAGCATTTTTATCAGGGAAATGCAAAAGCAGTGGTTTGGCTAGTACCTTGGTCTAATTTGTTGCAACAAACTGTAAATAATTTATCAAATCCTAACCATCCTTATAGAGAAAAGTTAAATAGTTTATTTGGTAACAGAGTTGAAGTTTATGAAAAAGACCAGTTACTACAAGGAGCTAATTTTAACCCTACTTCTGTAACAGAACAGCTAAACATTTTTGTATTTAACTTTAGTAGTTTACGCATAAACTCAAGAAAGAAAGATGACAGAAAAGTGTTTCAAGAAAATGGTGCATTAGAGGCTTTTAGAAATACTATTGTAGATAAAGACTTTGTGTTACCAGATACAGATGAAACTGCTTTAATTAATGTTATAAGAAGCCTCAACCCTATTGTTATTGTAGATGAGAGTCATAATGCAGAAAGCGATTTAAGTGTAGAGATGCTAAATAACTTAAATCCCTCTTTAGTACTAGACCTTACTGCTACACCTAAAGAAAATAGTAATATTATCTCTTTTGTAAATGCCTTGGCTCTTAAAAAAGAACATATGGTTAAGCTACCTGTTGTTGTTTATAACCATCATAAAAAAGAAGAGGTTATTACAAGTGCTTTACACCTACAAAGACAATTAGAACTATTAGCTATTGAAGAAGAAAAAGCTACAGGAAAATACATTAGACCAATTATATTATTTCAAGCACAATCTAATATAAAAGGAAAAAACAATACTACGTTTCAAAAAATAAAGGAACAGTTAGTAAAACTTCAAATTCCAGAAGAACAGATAAAAATTAAAACTAGCGGTATTGATGAGCTTAAAGGTATTGACCTAATGGCTAAAGATTGTCCTGTAAAATATATAATTACAGTAAATGCTTTAAAAGAAGGTTGGGATTGCCCTAATGCCTATATACTAGCTTCACTTGCAGATAAATCTTCAGCAGTAGAAGTAGAACAAATTTTAGGAAGAGTTTTAAGACAACCTTATGTAGTTAAACACAAAGAAGCATTATTAAATATGTCTTTTGTATTAACAGCTTCATCAAAGTTTAATGAAACACTAGATAGCATTGTTAAAGGGTTACAAGAATCAGGATTTAGTAAAGATGATTATTATGCAGAAGAAGCTAAAGAAGAAGAATTAACACCTAATGAGGTATTGACCCAAGACTTATTTGCAGATGAACCTAAACCTGATGACTATGTACAATCTGATGAAGATTTTGATGTTGATGCAGTTAAATTCAACCCTAATGAAGAGGTTACACTTGATACTATTAATCAGCAAAACACTTTAGTATCTCATATCACAGAAAAAGCAAAAGTTGAAGGACAAACTTTTGAGCAGAAAGTTAATGATATAGAGATTGATGATACGACTTCTATTTTTACAGATATTATGAAAACTGCACCAAAAGTCTATAAGCTAGACTCTCAATTTAAAGCTATTGCCAACACTATAAAATTACCTCAATTCTTTAAAAAAGTAGAAGAAAGTGAACTGGATGGTGTTAGTTTATTTGAAGAATTAAATTCAGAAGACCTATATCTTAATAAGGTTAGTCTTTTAGATGGTTTTAAACTATCAAATTACAGTACACAAGTAACTTTTGATGATATTTCTAAAGAGATATATGCTGTAGATTTTAATGAGCAAAAAAAAACTGCTACTGCCCAAAAGGTAAGTAAGAGAGCAAAAGACATTCTAGTAGATACTATTTTGTCTAAACCTAAAGAATCACAAATAAATCAAATAAGTAGTATCATAGTTTCCAAATTGGGAGATATGACACCTATTTCTCAACAAGAATTACAAAAATATGTAAGTCGAGTTTTTGACAATTTATCTAGTGAACAAATCAGAGATATAGTAGATAATGACTTTATTTATGTAAAAAAGATTAAAGACAAAATCAATGAATTAACAGACACTTATGCTAAAGAGCGTTTTAAAATTCTTATAGATAGCAACAAGATTGTTGTAAAAGAAAATTTTGAGTTTCCTGAATCATTATCCTTTTTAAACCCTAGTACAACTATAAGCAAATCACTCTATGATAGAGAAGCTAGTATGAACAACTATGAGCAAAAAATGATTATGGAAGTAGCTTCACTAGACAACATAGTGTTCTGGCACAGAAATCTTGAAAGAGGCAAAGGTTTTGCTTTAAATGGTTTTAGCTCTAATCATTATCCAGATTTTATACTTTACACTAAAAAAGGTAACATTATCTTATTAGAAACAAAAGGTGATGTGTATGATAATGATGATAGTAGAAATAAAAATATTTTAGGTAAAACTTGGGCTGAAAAAGCTGGAGATAACTATAAATACTTCATGGTATTTGAATCTAAACAAGTTGAGAATACTTATACAGCACATAGTGTAATTGAAGTAATTAAAGGGTTGTAA